DNA from Roseomonas gilardii subsp. gilardii:
CGCCCGTGCCGGATCTTGTCGTGCCGCGCGGCGTGCAGCCCTTCCATCTCGCCAACCGGCCCGTGCGCGGGCGGCTGGTGCGGCTCGGCCCACTGGCCGAGGCTCTGATCTCCCGCCACGACTACGCGCCCGATGTCGCCCGGCTGCTCGGCCAGTCGCTGGCGCTCACCGCCGGTCTCGCCGCGGCGCTGAAGTTCCGGGGCTCCTTCTCCCTCCAGGCCAAGGGTGACGGGCCGGTCGGCATGCTGCTGGCCGACTGCACCGATACCGGCAGCCTGCGCGGCTATGCCCGGATCAGCGAGGGGGCCGAGGGCATGCCCCAGGGCGAGGCGGCGGCGCTGCTGGGCAAGGGCTATCTGGCCTTCACCTGCGACCAGGGCCAGGACATGGACCGCTACCAGGGTATCGTCGCCATCGAGGGCGAGACGCTCTCGGCGATGACCGACCGCTATTTCGAGACCTCCGAGCAACTCCGGGCCTGGGTGCGCCTCGCCGCCGCGAGGACCGCTTCCGGCTGGCGTGCCTCCGCCCTGATCATGGAGCGCGTGGCGGGTGCGGGCGGCATCGGCACGCTGGGCGAGGAGGAGCAGGAGGAGGCCTGGCGCACCGCCACCATCCTGGCCGGGACGCTGAAGGATGAGGAACTGCTGGACGACGCCCTGCCGCCGGAGCGCCTGCTGCACCGCCTTTTCCACGAGGAGGGGCTGGTGGCCGACCGTGCCCGCGCGCTGTCCTATGGCTGCCGCTGCTCGCGGGCGCGACTCGCCTCGGTGCTGCAATCCTTCCCGGGCGACGATCTCGACCACATGGCCGAGGAGGGGCAGATCACCATGACCTGCGAGTTCTGCAACGTCGAATTCCGCTTCGACCGCGCGGATGTGCGCTCTGGTGCGGGGCGGGCCTGATCGGCTAACCCTCTCGCCCCTCTGCCTTTCCCCCCGGGAGCTGCGAATCCGCATGATCGGCCGACGCCAAGCCCTCCTGCTGCCGTTGCCACTCCTGGCGGCCGCCTGCTCCGGCGGAGAGGCACCGGTGACACGGCCGCGCCGGCTGGAAGGCTATGCCTGGCTGACCCCGCTGCGCCTGAACGTGGCCGGGATCGACTTCCCGCCGCCGCAGCCGGGCGCGATGATCAGGGCCGACCCGCCGGCGCCGCTGGTGCCGGCCACGGAGGTCGAGCGCATGGGGCGCGACCGGCTTTCCGCCGCCGGCACCACCGGCCGGGCCGTCTTCACCGTGGAAACCGCGACCCTGACCCGCAGCCGCCAGTCGGGCGGAATGTTCACCGATGCCAGCGAGCGACTCGACTGCGTGCTGCGCTGCCGGCTCGGCATCCTGGGCGCGGACGGGCAGCAGCTCGCCTTCGCGGAGGCCGAGGCGCGGCGGGGCGCTGTGATGAACCTGGGCAGTGGCAGCACCGCCGCCGGCAATGCGGAAGAGGTGGTCGGCAAGGCGATGGACGACCTGAACGTGGAGTTCGAGGTCCAGGTGCGCCGGAACCTGCGGGACTGGGTGCAGGAGACGACGCCGGTCGTCCCCACCCCGGCGCCGGGCAGTATCGAGCGCGAGGAGCTTCCGCCGAGCTAAGAACAACCGCAGGATGGTGCTCCTGGAAAACCCGGAGCCGGTGCCCGGGCGGGCATGACGCCGCCACGGGGCACCCGGCCACCGGGCCATCAGCCGGAGGAGTGCCAGCATGGGAATCATCACCACCTCGAACCCCGAGGGCCTGCATGCGCCCCAGGCGGCCTTTTCCCATGCGGCCCTCATCCAGGGTGCCAGCCGGCGGCTCGTGGTCAGTGGCCAGCCGGGCGTGACGCCCGACGGCCGGATCGCCGCCCATGCGGACGAGCAGATCGACCAGATCTTCCGCAACCTCGACATCGTGCTGAAGGCGCATGACATGACCCCGGCGAATGTCGTGCGGCTGACCGCCTATCTGGTGCAGCGCATCCATATCGGCCCCTGGCGCCGGCGGCGGGACCGCTGGCTGAACGGCCACCAGCCCGCCGCGACGCTGGTGCTGGTCGATGGCTTCGCCGACCCGCGCTTCGTGGCCGAGGTGGAGCTGGAGGCGGTGGCATGAGCATGGCCCGGCCTGCCATCCCCCACCGGGCGGCCTGTGGCGCCGGGCTACTCCTGCTCGCCCTGGCCGGCTGCACGGCGGCACCGGCGCCGGAGCCGCCCAATTCCGTGCCGCGCCCGCCGCCGATCGGTGACCGGCCGAACGCCCCCGCCGCCTCCGGTGGGCCGCGCGCGGAGATGGCGATGCCGGGGCCGGCCACGTGGAGCCGTTCATGAAGCGCCTCATGCTGGCGGCAGGGCTGGCGGCCGCAGCCCTTCTGGCGGGCTGCGCGCCCCCCGCGGTCCAGCCCGCGCCGCAGGGCTACCGGGCCCCCTATCAGCCGCCGGAATCGCCGGAGCGGAGCGTCTGGGAAAGGCCCTATGCGCCGCCCCCGGCCGTGCCGCAGCCGGACTACTACGCCAATCCCCGGGCGCCGGCCGTTTCCACCGAGCCGCGCTGAAGGTTCCGCCCGGCCCGGATGAACCCGGTCCGGGGGAAGGGTTCCGGCCTCAGATGACCGGCGTTGCCCTCGGGGCGCCGATCATGGCCAGGAATTCCTGCCGCGTGCTGCGCTGGTCGCGGAAGGCGCCGAGCATGCGGCTGGTCACCATGGTCACGCCCGGCTTGTGCGCGCCGCGCGTGGTCATGCACTGGTGCGCGGCCTCCACCACCACGGCGACGCCATAGGGGTTCAGCACCTCCTGGATGGAATTGGCGATCTGCGCCGTCAGCTTCTCCTGGATCTGGAGGCGTTTGCCATAGGCGTCCACGACGCGCGCCAGCTTGGAGATGCCGACCACGCGGCCGCGTGGCAGGTAGCCGACATGGGCGCGGCCGATGATCGGCGCCATGTGGTGCTCGCAGGTGCTTTCCAGCCGGATGTCGCGCAGGACGACCATCTCGTCATAGCCCTCCACTTCCTCGAAGGAGCGCTGGAGCAGTTCGACCGGGTCTTCCTCATAGCCGGCGAACCATTCGCGATAGGCCTTGGCCACGCGCTTGGGCGTGTCCAGAAGCCCCTCGCGGGTGGGCGTGTCGCCAGCCCAGCGCAGCAGCGTCCGGATCGCATCCTCCGCGTCCTGCTGCGTCGGCCGGGGTTCGTCCGGTTCCTGGTGCGGAGGGAAGGGTGTGGTGGTCAAATTCCGAATCCTCTGATTCCATTCCAGGCCAGGATTCCGGCCGGGGATGGGGTGCGGCCTGCGCGCGGCTTCTGCCCGCCGGCTCTCGCCGGCATCCGGGGTGGCTGCGTCCGTCCAGTATCGGGTTTTGGCAGGGCTGCGGAAGGTTCCGCAACCATCGCGCGTGTCAGTTCAGGGTGACGCGCCCGTCCGGAGCGTCGAGGCTGAAGGCGGGGATCTCGACATCGAAATTCTCGCCCGTCCCGGTGGCCACCATGTGGTAGGCGCCGCGCATGAAGCCGGAGGGCGTGGGCAGCGGCGTGCCGGAGGTGTATTCGAAGCTCTCCCCCGGCTCCAGGACCGGCTGCTCCCCCACCACGCCATCCCCGTGCACGCGCTGGGTGCGGGCCATGGCGTCGGTGATCAGCCAGCTTCGCTTCAGGAGCTGCACGGTCTCCCGCCCCTGGTTCTCGATTTCCACGCGGTAGGCCCAGACATAGCGCCCTTCCTCCTCCGAGGACTGGTCGGCCAGGTAGTAGGTCCGCACGCTGACGCGGATTCCCCGCGTGACGGCGACATAGGCATCTTGGCCAGCCATGCTGCTCAGCCTCCCGAAGTCAGGTGTGGCACAGCCAGATAAGCGGAAACGGCCGGGGAATCGAGCTTCACGCAGAAGTTTCCCCGGATCGGGGCGGGTGGCGCGGCCCGGGGCCTTGGCCGCCGCGCGAGGAGCGGCGAGGCTGCGGCGCCCTGGTGCCGCCTGCCTCCGGAGACGCCGCCCTTGCCCCTGCTGACCCGCCGTGCCGGCCTGTCGCTCCTGCCGCTGCTCGCCCTGCCGGTTCCGGCGGGGGCGCAGCAGGCACCGCCGCCGAGCCTCCGGGTCGCCGGGCGCCGGCTCGTGCTGAACGGCACCGGCCTGCGGCGGGTCTTCCTGTTCGAGGCCTTCCGCGCGGCGCTCTACCTGGAAACCGCCAGCCATGACGCGGAGGCGATCCTGGCCTCGACGCAGGTGAAGCTGCTGGTCCTGCGCTATTCCCGCGACATCCCGCGCGACAGGCTGGTCTCGGGCTGGGAGGACGGGTTCCGCGAGCGCTGTGCCTGCGCCATGCCGGACGACTTCCGTGCCCGGCTGCGCGACCTGCGGGCGGGGGAGGAGGAGACCTGGCTCTTCCTGCCCGACCATGCCGAGATCGCCTATGCGGGCGAGCGCCCCGTGCGGATGGACAATCCCCTGGGGGCTCGCATGCTCTCTGCCTTCATCGGCCCCAAGGCCCAGAGCAGCGCCCTCAGCCGGGGGCTGCTGGGGCTGTCCTGAGCGGCCGCCAGTGGCCGGGGGCGCATGGGGCGTGACCCGCCGGCGCTGTTTTGGGGTTTTAGCATTTTAGGATTTTAAGCCTTTATCCGTCCAAACCGATGGCACACAGCCTTCGGTTCGGTTGGAGGCGGGGCAGACAAGTTCGAGGATATAATTCCTATATCCCACCATGCGTGGGATGGCAAGGGAGGTTCATGGTGTGGTGGCCGTGCCTCGTCCCGCGTGGCGGGTCCGGTTGGGGCGCCTGCTGGGGCGCCCGTGGCCCGGGGGAAGGCTCCGCCTTGCACCCGATACCCCCATCCGCCAGGAACCCCGGTTTCCCGGGGTGGCCAGGGGAGGGCCGCCGTCCGGATCAGCCGGTGGCGCGCGGGACGGCCTCGTGGTGGCGGATCACCTCCTTCACCACGAAGGCCAGGAACTTCTCGGCGAATTCCGGGTCCAGCTTCGCATCGGCGGCGAGGCGGCGCAGCCGCGCGACCTGTTGTGCCTCCCGCGACGGATCGGCGGGCGGGAGGTGGTGCTCGGCCTTCAGATGGCCGACGCGCTGGGTGCAGCGGAAGCGTTCCGCCAGCATGTGGATGATCGCCGCATCGATGTTGTCGATGCTGTCGCGCAGGGATTTGAGTTCCGGCAGGATGGCCGGTGCCGCTTCTGTCATCGGCGAAGCCTTCTGATGGTGTCGGATCACGCCTCGCATGGGCGCTTCCGTTCCCGCTTAGACCAGGGCCGGCCCGGCGGGAACGCCGGGAACTGCGCGTCAGGGCGCGAGCATCGCCCGCACCGCCTCCATCTCCACCGCCTCGATCCGGTCGGGGCGCCAGCGCGGCGACTGGTCCTTGTCCACCACCACGGCGCGCACCCCTTCCGCGAAATCCGGCTGCCGGATCACCCGCCGCGCCAGGGCCAGCTCGGTCCGGAGGCAGGTGGCGAGGTCGTGCCCGCCGCCGATGCGGAACAGTTCCCGCGTGATGCAGAGGCTCATCGGCGACATCCGGCGCAGCGTGGCGATCTGTTCCGAGGCCCAGCCGGTTCCCTCGGCCTCCAGCGCTTCCAGGATATGCGGCACGGTGCCGCTGCCGTAGCAGCGGTAGATCGCCTCCGCCTGCGCCGTCACCGCGCCCTGCGGGGCCGGGCGCGCATGGGCCGCGATGGCGGCCTCGGCATCGCCTTGCAGCAGCGACCGGCGCAGGGCCGGCAGTTCCCCGGAGGGGCAGTAATGCGTGGCCAGCCCGGCCTCCACCGCTTCGGCCCCGCGCAGCCGGGCGCCGGTCAGGCCCAGCCAGTTCCCGATCGCCCCTTCCAGGCGCGGCAGGCAATAGGATGTGCCGACATCGGGGAAGAAGCCGATCGCGGTTTCCGGCATGGCGAGCAGCGCCTTCTCCGTCACCACGCGGTGGGAGCCATGCAGGGAGATCCCGATGCCGCCGCCCATGCAGATCCCGTCGATCAGGCTGATCCAGGGCTTGGGAAAGGCGGCGATGGCGCCGTTCAGCGCGTATTCCGCGGCGAAGAAGTGGTCGGCTTCCTCTCCGCGCCCGTCCAGCACCGCCTGCCGCACGAAGCGGATGTCGCCGCCGGCGCAGAAGGCGCGGCCGCCCAGCCCTTCCAGCAGGACCAGGCGCACCGCCGGGTCCTCGCCGAAGCGGCGCAGGGCCTCGGCCAGCGCGCCGATCATCGGCTGGTCCAGCGCGTTCAGCGCCTTCGGCCGGTCGAGCTGGATCACTCCGGCGGCGCCCTCGATCCGCGCCGTGATCCCGGCCTGTCCCTTCGGCTGCTGCTCCGGCTGCTCCTGGCCCATCGCCATCCCCCCTTCCTGTCTCTCCCGCATCATGGCACCGGAGAGGTGGTTGACGGCAACCGGGGGGACCCGCAGTTTCCGCGGCCATGACGACCCATCTGGTGCGCTTCGAGGATGTGGAAAAACGCTACGACACCGGTGCGCCGGCGGTGCGTGGCCTCAACCTGTCCGTGCGCCGGGGGGAGCTGCTGACGCTGCTGGGCCCGTCCGGCTCGGGCAAGACCACGACGCTGATGATGCTGGCGGGCTTCGAGCAGCCCAGCCAGGGGCGCATCCTTCTGGACGGCCAGGACATCGCCCATACCCCGCCGCACCGGCGCGGCATCGGCGTGGTGTTCCAGTCCTATGCCCTGTTCCCGCACATGACCGTGGCGGAGAACATCGCCTTTCCGCTGGAGCCGCGGGGCGTGGCGCGGGCGGAGCGCGAGGCCCGCGCGCGGCGGGCGCTGGAGACGGTGCGCCTGCCCGGGCTGGGCGACCGGCGGCCGGCGCAGCTTTCCGGCGGGCAGCAGCAGCGCGTCGCCCTGGCCCGTGCCCTGGTCTTCGAGCCGCCGATCGTGCTGCTGGACGAGCCGCTCGGCGCGCTGGACAAGTCGCTGCGCGAGGAGATGCAGTTCGAGATCCGCCGCCTGCACCGCGAACTCGGCCTGACCATGATGTACGTCACCCATGACCAGGGGGAGGCGCTGGTCCTGTCCGACCGCGTGGCGGTGTTCCGGGCGGGGCGCATCCGGCAGCTCGCCGCGCCGCGCGACATCTATGACCACCCGGCCGATGCCTTCGTGGCCGGCTTCGTCGGGGAGAACAACAGCCTGCCCGGCCATGTCCTGGCCATGGAGATGGAGGAGGCGCGCATCCGGCTGGATTGTGGCGTGGTGGTGCGGGCCACCGCCGCCGTGGGCGTGGGGCCCGGCAGCCGCTGCATCGTCGCGATCCGGCCGGAGCGGCTGGCGGTCGCGGCCATGCGGGCGGAGGAGATGGGGGAGGATGCGGTGCCGGCCCGGCTGGAGGAGATCGTCTTCGGCGGCGACCACCTGCGCCTGCGCCTCTCGATCGGCCAAGGGGGTGGCGGCGAAGGGGAGGGGCCGCGTGCCGAGGTGATCGCCAAGCGGCCCGCCACCGGCGTGCTGCCCCAGCCCGGCGGCGTGGCGGCCCTGGCCTGGGACCTGTCGCAGGCCATCGCCTTTCCGGTGGAGTGACGCGGGGCGGGGGCCTCAGCCCTGCAGCAGGTTCGGCGGCAGCAGGGCCGCGCGCGGCCCGACGGCCTGCCATTCCACCCGGCGCGGATGCCGCCGCAGGATGCCCTGGCCCAGCCTGGCCTCGACCGTGCGCCGCAGGCCCGCATCCAGGGTGACGCGCGGCACCCAGTTCAGCAGGTTCCAGGCGGGCCGTGTGTCCACCGCCGTTTCCAGATCGTGCGGGCGCGGCGGCAGGGCGCCGTAGACCGGCTCGACCGAGGGGTCGATCAGGGCCACCAGCTTCTGCACCACGTCCCGCACCGAATGGGTGACGCCGGTGCCGACCTCGATGCTCCGGCCGAGCGCCGCCTTGCTGACCGCGGCGTGGACCAGCGCATCGACGATGTCGTCCACATAGGTCCAGTCGGCGAGGCGGCCGCCATTGCCGAGATGCGGCGCCCGGCCATGGCGCAGCTCCTCGATCACGTAGGGCACCAGCTTGCTGGCGTCGCGCTGGCCGGGGCCGTAGGTCATCGCGATGCGGATATCGACGCAGCGCGTGTCGTAGAGGCTGTCGAACATCCGGGCATAGGCGGTGGCGGCGGCCTTCGAGGCGGCGTAGGGCGAGCGCGGCGCCTCGTCCGGCGCCGCATGCGCCTCGACCGAGCCGGCCAGCACCACGCGCTCCACCCCCCGCCCGGCGGCGGCCATCAGGATGTTGACGGTGCTCACGAGATTGTCGCGCAGCGTGGGCAGGACGGCCTCGATGCTGCGCGATCCCGTCACCGCGGCGCTCATGTGGAAGATGATCTCGGGCTGCGTCAGGCGGAGGAGCGACTCGGCCTCGCCGGGCGAGGCCGGATCGCAGCGCCACCAGAGCGGCGCCGGCTTGTCATCCTCGTCCTGCGGGATCTCGCTGCGCGTGGTGCCGTGCACCTCGGCGCCGGCCTCCAGCAGGGCGCGGCACAGGGCGCTGCCGATGAAGCCGCGCGCCCCGGTCACGAGGACGGAACGGCCTCGCAGGGCCGTCAGGATCGGATCGTCGCTGCCCTGTCGGTTCATCTCACATCCATGTCCGTTCATTCATAATGGATCAAAATTGATATGATTTGAGCTGCTTCGCAAGAATTTTGTTTCTTTTGTGGATCTTTTAGGAAAAATTTGCTGCGGTGCAGAAGTTCCTGCCTCTGCCATGGCAGGCGAGGCGACGAAGTTCTTCCCGCCCCGTTCCGCCGCCGTTCCCGCTGGCGGAGCTTTGCTCTAGCCTCCGGCGGCAGGGCAGGGAGGCAGATCATGGTGCCGCGAATCGTGTTTCCGGTCGGGCGTGGGACCGGGAGGGCGGGCATCGCCCGGAGGGGGTTTTTCCGGGCCGCGTGGCTGGCGGCCTGCCTGCCGGTCCTGGCCCCCGTCCTGGCGGCGGCTCCGGCGCGGGCACAGCAGCGCGACCTGACCGTGGTGTCCTGGGGCGGCGCCTATCAGGATGCGCAGCGGGAGGTCTATTTCCGCCCCTTCCAGACCAAGACGAACACGCGGCTGCTGGAGGAAAGCTGGGATGGCGGCGTCGGCGTGCTGCGCGCCAAGATCCAGTCCGGCGCCAACAACTGGGATGTCGTGCAGGTCGAGAGCGAGGAGCTGCTGCTCGGCTGCGACGAGGGCCTGTTCGAGAAGATGGACTGGGCGGCCATCGGCGGGAAGGACCACTACATTCCGCAGGCGGTGGGCGAATGCGGCGTCGGCACGATCCTCTATTCCTTCGTGCTG
Protein-coding regions in this window:
- a CDS encoding Hsp33 family molecular chaperone HslO, with product MKDVTDPSATPDFLNHDRPPVPDLVVPRGVQPFHLANRPVRGRLVRLGPLAEALISRHDYAPDVARLLGQSLALTAGLAAALKFRGSFSLQAKGDGPVGMLLADCTDTGSLRGYARISEGAEGMPQGEAAALLGKGYLAFTCDQGQDMDRYQGIVAIEGETLSAMTDRYFETSEQLRAWVRLAAARTASGWRASALIMERVAGAGGIGTLGEEEQEEAWRTATILAGTLKDEELLDDALPPERLLHRLFHEEGLVADRARALSYGCRCSRARLASVLQSFPGDDLDHMAEEGQITMTCEFCNVEFRFDRADVRSGAGRA
- a CDS encoding RidA family protein, which translates into the protein MGIITTSNPEGLHAPQAAFSHAALIQGASRRLVVSGQPGVTPDGRIAAHADEQIDQIFRNLDIVLKAHDMTPANVVRLTAYLVQRIHIGPWRRRRDRWLNGHQPAATLVLVDGFADPRFVAEVELEAVA
- the folE gene encoding GTP cyclohydrolase I FolE, whose product is MTTTPFPPHQEPDEPRPTQQDAEDAIRTLLRWAGDTPTREGLLDTPKRVAKAYREWFAGYEEDPVELLQRSFEEVEGYDEMVVLRDIRLESTCEHHMAPIIGRAHVGYLPRGRVVGISKLARVVDAYGKRLQIQEKLTAQIANSIQEVLNPYGVAVVVEAAHQCMTTRGAHKPGVTMVTSRMLGAFRDQRSTRQEFLAMIGAPRATPVI
- the apaG gene encoding Co2+/Mg2+ efflux protein ApaG, which produces MAGQDAYVAVTRGIRVSVRTYYLADQSSEEEGRYVWAYRVEIENQGRETVQLLKRSWLITDAMARTQRVHGDGVVGEQPVLEPGESFEYTSGTPLPTPSGFMRGAYHMVATGTGENFDVEIPAFSLDAPDGRVTLN
- a CDS encoding chalcone isomerase family protein, translating into MPLLTRRAGLSLLPLLALPVPAGAQQAPPPSLRVAGRRLVLNGTGLRRVFLFEAFRAALYLETASHDAEAILASTQVKLLVLRYSRDIPRDRLVSGWEDGFRERCACAMPDDFRARLRDLRAGEEETWLFLPDHAEIAYAGERPVRMDNPLGARMLSAFIGPKAQSSALSRGLLGLS
- a CDS encoding chorismate mutase, producing MTEAAPAILPELKSLRDSIDNIDAAIIHMLAERFRCTQRVGHLKAEHHLPPADPSREAQQVARLRRLAADAKLDPEFAEKFLAFVVKEVIRHHEAVPRATG
- a CDS encoding enoyl-CoA hydratase/isomerase family protein — its product is MAMGQEQPEQQPKGQAGITARIEGAAGVIQLDRPKALNALDQPMIGALAEALRRFGEDPAVRLVLLEGLGGRAFCAGGDIRFVRQAVLDGRGEEADHFFAAEYALNGAIAAFPKPWISLIDGICMGGGIGISLHGSHRVVTEKALLAMPETAIGFFPDVGTSYCLPRLEGAIGNWLGLTGARLRGAEAVEAGLATHYCPSGELPALRRSLLQGDAEAAIAAHARPAPQGAVTAQAEAIYRCYGSGTVPHILEALEAEGTGWASEQIATLRRMSPMSLCITRELFRIGGGHDLATCLRTELALARRVIRQPDFAEGVRAVVVDKDQSPRWRPDRIEAVEMEAVRAMLAP
- a CDS encoding ABC transporter ATP-binding protein, which gives rise to MTTHLVRFEDVEKRYDTGAPAVRGLNLSVRRGELLTLLGPSGSGKTTTLMMLAGFEQPSQGRILLDGQDIAHTPPHRRGIGVVFQSYALFPHMTVAENIAFPLEPRGVARAEREARARRALETVRLPGLGDRRPAQLSGGQQQRVALARALVFEPPIVLLDEPLGALDKSLREEMQFEIRRLHRELGLTMMYVTHDQGEALVLSDRVAVFRAGRIRQLAAPRDIYDHPADAFVAGFVGENNSLPGHVLAMEMEEARIRLDCGVVVRATAAVGVGPGSRCIVAIRPERLAVAAMRAEEMGEDAVPARLEEIVFGGDHLRLRLSIGQGGGGEGEGPRAEVIAKRPATGVLPQPGGVAALAWDLSQAIAFPVE
- a CDS encoding NAD-dependent epimerase/dehydratase family protein gives rise to the protein MNRQGSDDPILTALRGRSVLVTGARGFIGSALCRALLEAGAEVHGTTRSEIPQDEDDKPAPLWWRCDPASPGEAESLLRLTQPEIIFHMSAAVTGSRSIEAVLPTLRDNLVSTVNILMAAAGRGVERVVLAGSVEAHAAPDEAPRSPYAASKAAATAYARMFDSLYDTRCVDIRIAMTYGPGQRDASKLVPYVIEELRHGRAPHLGNGGRLADWTYVDDIVDALVHAAVSKAALGRSIEVGTGVTHSVRDVVQKLVALIDPSVEPVYGALPPRPHDLETAVDTRPAWNLLNWVPRVTLDAGLRRTVEARLGQGILRRHPRRVEWQAVGPRAALLPPNLLQG